In the Syntrophales bacterium genome, one interval contains:
- a CDS encoding WbqC family protein, giving the protein MMVAVHQPQYLPWLGYFDKIAAADVFVLLDNVQFKKNEWQNRNRIKTAAGPQWLTVPVRYKFPERINEVSVNNQEHWGNKHRQAIVTNYRKAPCWDEVSTILEPIFAGSWESISQLNIFTVKLLAKTLGIETPLYVASELPPFPEDPDLRLIAIAKHFAADTYLAGKGGIDYMNLACFRENGVRVKFQQYNHPVYRQLFNGFEPFMSVIDLLFNYGEDSLKILRG; this is encoded by the coding sequence ATGATGGTTGCCGTTCATCAGCCTCAATACCTTCCCTGGCTTGGCTATTTCGACAAGATTGCCGCTGCGGATGTTTTTGTCCTGCTGGACAACGTCCAGTTCAAGAAAAACGAATGGCAGAACCGCAACCGGATCAAGACCGCCGCGGGCCCGCAGTGGCTCACCGTGCCCGTCCGCTACAAATTCCCGGAGAGGATCAATGAAGTATCGGTAAACAATCAGGAACACTGGGGAAATAAGCACCGCCAGGCCATTGTTACCAATTATCGCAAGGCCCCCTGCTGGGACGAGGTTTCAACTATTTTGGAGCCAATATTTGCGGGGAGCTGGGAGAGCATCTCCCAGTTGAATATATTTACCGTCAAACTTCTGGCCAAAACGCTGGGAATAGAAACCCCCCTTTATGTCGCATCGGAGCTTCCCCCCTTCCCGGAGGATCCGGACTTGCGTCTGATTGCCATTGCAAAACACTTCGCAGCGGATACATATCTTGCCGGAAAGGGAGGAATAGACTATATGAACCTCGCCTGCTTCCGGGAAAATGGGGTCAGGGTAAAATTTCAGCAGTACAATCATCCTGTTTACCGACAGTTGTTTAATGGTTTTGAACCGTTCATGTCTGTTATCGATCTGCTTTTCAATTACGGTGAAGATAGTTTAAAAATACTGAGAGGATGA
- a CDS encoding nucleotidyltransferase domain-containing protein codes for MNTVKIKEEIRNTCIQMAGDLHGYRIVLFGSRATGKARDRSDFDIGVLGDIPRPLKTFYEMKDRFEGI; via the coding sequence ATGAATACCGTAAAAATCAAGGAAGAGATAAGGAACACGTGCATACAGATGGCGGGGGATCTCCACGGATATCGGATTGTCCTTTTCGGCTCCAGAGCGACAGGCAAAGCCCGCGACCGCTCTGATTTTGACATCGGCGTTCTGGGCGATATTCCTCGGCCGCTGAAAACTTTCTATGAAATGAAAGACCGTTTTGAGGGAATCTAG
- a CDS encoding undecaprenyl/decaprenyl-phosphate alpha-N-acetylglucosaminyl 1-phosphate transferase, whose product MIFGKDLQRFLFLRVLWGCCLLIFALLLLPAVRELFFDSLGRWLYIFLIALSTSAILTPVMMSVAKKLNIVDTPGGRKIHARVTPLLGGAAIIIAFISSLAANMILDSRDIALIAGGTFVAIVGLIDDWKNVRASYKLLIQVVVVILLIRSGIILDLFPIKTTWGYLLNALFSIIWIVGITNAMNFIDGMDGLATGVSAIISLFLALVAYQTNQPFMGWIAIAMLGSCLGFFPFNFGFKRPASIFLGDAGSTFFGFVLSALAIKAAWADNNPIVSFATPVLIFWVLIYDMAYISIERVITGKVKNFQEWIDYAGTDHIHHRIFAIFNDKRKTVFFIFFLCSTLGISAITLRGASAFEGVLTVIQAFFITVLVSILEYSGNHYKRGDK is encoded by the coding sequence ATGATTTTTGGTAAAGATTTACAGAGGTTCTTATTTCTGCGGGTATTGTGGGGCTGCTGCCTGCTCATTTTTGCACTCCTTCTTCTCCCTGCCGTCCGCGAGCTGTTTTTCGACAGCCTCGGCCGCTGGCTTTACATCTTCCTGATTGCCCTCTCTACGTCGGCAATTCTAACCCCGGTCATGATGAGCGTCGCCAAAAAACTGAATATCGTTGATACCCCCGGAGGCCGGAAGATCCACGCCCGGGTGACGCCGCTGCTCGGGGGAGCGGCGATCATCATTGCCTTTATATCCTCCCTGGCGGCAAATATGATTCTCGACAGCCGGGATATCGCGCTGATTGCCGGCGGAACTTTCGTGGCAATCGTCGGCCTGATCGACGACTGGAAGAATGTCCGAGCCTCCTACAAGCTCCTGATTCAGGTGGTAGTTGTCATCCTGCTTATCCGCAGCGGGATTATCCTCGATCTTTTCCCGATCAAGACAACGTGGGGCTATCTGCTGAACGCCCTTTTTTCCATAATCTGGATCGTGGGGATCACAAACGCGATGAATTTTATCGACGGGATGGATGGTCTGGCAACGGGTGTCAGCGCGATAATTTCGCTTTTTCTCGCCCTGGTGGCGTATCAGACCAATCAGCCCTTCATGGGCTGGATCGCCATTGCGATGCTGGGGAGTTGTCTCGGTTTTTTCCCGTTCAATTTCGGCTTTAAAAGGCCGGCGAGCATTTTTCTGGGCGACGCCGGAAGCACCTTTTTCGGTTTTGTCCTCTCCGCCTTGGCCATCAAGGCCGCCTGGGCCGACAACAACCCGATTGTTTCTTTCGCCACGCCGGTGCTTATTTTCTGGGTTTTAATCTACGACATGGCCTATATCTCGATAGAAAGGGTCATAACCGGCAAGGTGAAAAACTTCCAGGAATGGATTGACTATGCCGGCACTGACCACATCCATCACCGTATTTTCGCTATCTTTAATGACAAAAGAAAGACCGTCTTCTTCATATTTTTTCTCTGTTCCACCCTCGGAATCAGCGCCATTACCCTGAGGGGGGCGAGCGCCTTTGAGGGCGTCCTGACGGTCATCCAGGCGTTTTTTATCACCGTCCTGGTCTCAATCCTCGAATATTCCGGCAATCATTATAAAAGAGGCGATAAATGA
- a CDS encoding PIG-L family deacetylase, with protein MKILAIGSHPDDIEAGCAGTLAKYAKNGHDIYMLVMTDGGMGGEGAVRRAEQITAAGIIAAKELLWGGYEDTQLTSQMNNLVHDIEDVIKRIVPDFIFVHYGEDTHQDHRTLAKATVSATRYIRNVLFYEGPTTQNFSPSVFVDIKETVEKKLETLLAHNSQVTRTNIGGLSIKDIVHSTAVFRGIQGRVLFAEAFVPLRLFI; from the coding sequence ATGAAAATATTGGCAATAGGTTCCCATCCGGACGATATCGAGGCTGGCTGTGCGGGAACATTGGCTAAATACGCAAAAAACGGCCACGATATCTACATGCTTGTCATGACTGACGGAGGCATGGGGGGCGAAGGAGCGGTAAGAAGGGCAGAACAGATAACCGCGGCGGGAATCATCGCAGCAAAAGAGCTGCTCTGGGGTGGCTACGAGGACACGCAATTGACCTCGCAGATGAACAATCTTGTCCATGACATCGAGGATGTAATAAAGAGGATCGTGCCCGACTTTATCTTTGTTCATTACGGCGAAGACACGCACCAGGATCACCGCACCCTTGCCAAGGCGACAGTATCTGCCACCCGTTACATCCGGAATGTTCTTTTCTACGAGGGACCGACAACACAGAATTTTTCCCCTTCCGTATTTGTTGATATTAAAGAGACAGTCGAAAAAAAACTGGAGACGCTCCTTGCCCACAACTCCCAGGTAACAAGGACAAACATCGGGGGATTATCGATAAAAGATATTGTTCATTCCACCGCCGTCTTTAGGGGCATCCAGGGGCGGGTTCTGTTTGCGGAGGCTTTTGTCCCCCTGCGTCTGTTCATATAA
- a CDS encoding glycosyltransferase, protein MSERVCVVIVTFNNANMLAKLLDDLRIQTRLPDGVIVVDNASRDHTENTVREDYPEVKYVKLKENLGSAGGYHEGIRRAIETADFIYTLDDDVRLKPNTLAEIIQGFHVLEKTSEFRIGAVRSVGEGHPQSVPTPLEICPWRGTLFKTRIVREVGLPSPDYFLYGEDIEYSLRLAKRGYCFYWIPASICQEDKRKRDGKAEMGLFKKRGTRYQDPFRLYYAFRSEISIYLNYCLFMKLLHTILYAMKVVLMILAKEGLSGRVAIGAIAAGIRDGFRRKLGKNSRYSPAEGESH, encoded by the coding sequence GTGAGTGAACGCGTTTGCGTTGTTATTGTCACCTTCAACAATGCGAACATGCTGGCAAAGTTGCTTGACGATCTGCGGATTCAGACCAGATTGCCGGATGGGGTCATCGTTGTGGACAATGCCAGCCGCGATCATACGGAAAATACCGTCAGGGAAGATTACCCGGAGGTAAAGTACGTTAAGCTCAAGGAAAATCTCGGCAGTGCGGGCGGGTATCACGAAGGGATCAGGCGCGCCATCGAAACCGCCGATTTCATCTACACGCTTGATGATGATGTCCGCCTGAAGCCCAACACGCTCGCTGAAATCATTCAAGGATTCCATGTTCTTGAAAAAACATCGGAGTTCAGAATCGGCGCCGTTCGGAGTGTCGGCGAGGGGCATCCGCAATCCGTACCAACCCCATTGGAAATATGTCCTTGGCGTGGGACTTTGTTCAAGACGCGGATCGTTCGGGAGGTAGGTCTGCCATCGCCTGATTATTTTCTCTATGGCGAAGATATTGAGTATTCTCTAAGACTTGCAAAAAGAGGTTACTGTTTTTATTGGATTCCGGCAAGCATTTGTCAGGAGGATAAGCGGAAGCGAGACGGGAAGGCAGAGATGGGGCTCTTCAAAAAAAGAGGCACCCGCTACCAAGATCCTTTTCGTTTGTATTACGCCTTCCGCAGTGAAATATCTATATACCTGAATTATTGTCTTTTCATGAAATTGCTGCACACCATCCTGTATGCCATGAAGGTTGTGTTGATGATCCTGGCCAAAGAGGGGCTCTCCGGGCGAGTGGCGATCGGGGCTATCGCGGCAGGCATTAGGGATGGGTTCAGAAGAAAATTAGGGAAAAATAGCAGGTATTCTCCGGCGGAAGGTGAAAGCCATTGA
- a CDS encoding ATP-binding protein, with amino-acid sequence MLRDIALLQKRELESRLQETYVDRKISVPWDLGDDLIKVITGPRRAGKSFYGAHLIQQTGSYGYINFDDERLAAIEDYDEIISAVNAVYDQPRYLFFDEIQNLPRWEMFVNRLQRQGFRLLITGSNANLLSSELATHLTGRHASLVLFPFSFSEVLAASGGERTEIEKMAALDTYAEQGGYPEPLLKKIDRRDYLRNLLQATLYKDIVKRFKVRSVQGIEDLTLYLMSNIAREYSFNALSGVTKCRSVHTVDKYIRYLQEAYLFFSLPRFSFKVKEQAVHNKKIYCTDNGLAVSAGFRFSEDKGALYENLVAVALKKEAIAGKISLFYWKSPQNEEVDFIIKEGPNVVRLIQVCSDITNPKALKREMRALIKASQELHCDDLLLLNNRVDRTETFRWQDAERPIRLMPLWQWLG; translated from the coding sequence ATGCTAAGAGATATCGCCCTTCTTCAAAAACGAGAACTGGAAAGCCGTCTTCAGGAAACGTATGTTGACCGGAAGATATCGGTCCCGTGGGACCTCGGAGACGATCTGATCAAAGTCATCACCGGTCCGCGGCGTGCGGGGAAATCGTTTTATGGCGCCCATCTGATCCAACAGACCGGATCTTACGGCTACATCAACTTCGATGACGAACGGCTGGCCGCCATCGAAGATTACGATGAAATTATCAGCGCTGTAAACGCCGTGTACGACCAACCGCGCTATCTGTTTTTTGACGAGATCCAAAATCTTCCGCGCTGGGAAATGTTCGTCAATCGCCTGCAGCGACAGGGATTCAGGCTTCTGATCACCGGCAGCAACGCCAATCTGCTCTCTTCGGAACTGGCCACCCATCTCACGGGCCGCCATGCCTCCCTTGTCCTGTTTCCCTTTTCTTTCAGCGAGGTCTTGGCCGCGTCAGGGGGGGAGCGGACCGAGATCGAGAAAATGGCCGCACTGGACACGTACGCAGAGCAAGGCGGCTATCCCGAACCCCTTCTTAAAAAGATCGACCGCCGCGACTATCTTCGCAACCTTCTGCAAGCTACATTGTACAAGGACATCGTCAAACGGTTCAAGGTCAGGTCGGTTCAGGGGATCGAAGATCTGACCCTTTATCTAATGTCGAACATCGCACGCGAGTATTCGTTCAACGCACTTTCCGGGGTAACGAAGTGCCGCAGCGTCCATACGGTCGATAAATATATTCGCTATCTTCAGGAAGCCTATCTGTTTTTCTCGCTCCCGCGCTTCTCTTTCAAGGTGAAGGAGCAGGCGGTACACAACAAGAAAATATACTGCACCGACAACGGACTGGCGGTGTCGGCAGGCTTCCGTTTCAGTGAGGACAAGGGAGCGCTCTATGAAAATCTTGTAGCCGTCGCTCTGAAAAAAGAGGCAATCGCCGGCAAGATTTCCCTGTTCTATTGGAAAAGCCCGCAAAATGAGGAAGTGGATTTTATCATCAAAGAGGGCCCGAATGTCGTGCGACTGATTCAGGTCTGTTCGGACATCACGAATCCGAAGGCGCTGAAAAGGGAAATGCGGGCGCTGATCAAGGCTTCTCAGGAGCTGCATTGCGATGATCTCCTGCTGCTCAACAACCGTGTTGACCGGACTGAGACCTTCCGATGGCAGGATGCCGAGCGCCCGATCCGGCTGATGCCGTTGTGGCAATGGCTGGGATAA
- a CDS encoding DegT/DnrJ/EryC1/StrS family aminotransferase, protein MKDIPHARPTIDDAEIAAVSAVLRSQNIAQGRQVSLFEEALSRLIGVREAVATSSGTASLHLALFALDIGENDEVVIPSFVCTALLNAVRLVRAVPVIADINSNSFNIDVHDIRRCLTKRTKAVIVPHMFGMPADIREIVSLGVPVIEDCAQSLGSRSGQSYTGSFGVLSVFSFYATKVICTGEGGMVAGSDSRLLAKIRDFRDYDEKGDWALRYNYKLTDMQAAMGLTQLSKLPGMIRRRREIAALYDENLRGCPVILPSCPPEKEHIYFRYVLRTGKSREVLDGCRQKGVSCRRPVFEPLHHCGINAACPEAEAAFRDSVSIPIYPSLGDTEAVMISETIREILS, encoded by the coding sequence ATGAAAGATATTCCCCACGCACGACCAACCATAGACGACGCAGAGATCGCCGCCGTTTCCGCCGTGCTCAGGTCGCAAAATATCGCGCAGGGAAGGCAGGTTTCCCTGTTTGAAGAGGCCCTCTCGCGGCTGATCGGCGTGCGGGAGGCAGTGGCGACATCCTCCGGCACGGCCTCCCTCCATCTTGCCCTTTTTGCCCTGGATATAGGCGAAAATGACGAGGTCGTGATCCCCTCCTTTGTCTGCACGGCGCTTTTAAACGCCGTGCGGCTTGTCCGGGCCGTTCCTGTTATTGCCGATATAAACAGTAACTCTTTCAATATCGATGTCCACGATATCAGGCGCTGTTTGACGAAAAGAACCAAGGCCGTCATCGTCCCCCATATGTTCGGTATGCCGGCGGATATACGCGAGATAGTCTCGCTTGGCGTTCCCGTCATCGAGGACTGCGCCCAGTCCCTGGGGAGCAGATCCGGCCAAAGCTACACCGGGAGCTTCGGGGTTCTGTCGGTCTTTTCGTTTTATGCCACGAAGGTAATCTGCACCGGCGAGGGGGGAATGGTCGCCGGCAGCGATTCCCGGTTGCTGGCGAAAATCCGTGATTTCCGCGATTACGACGAAAAGGGCGACTGGGCTTTGCGTTACAACTACAAGCTTACGGATATGCAGGCGGCGATGGGCCTGACGCAGCTTTCCAAACTGCCGGGGATGATAAGGCGCCGACGGGAGATCGCCGCCCTGTACGACGAAAACCTGCGGGGGTGTCCCGTCATCCTGCCCTCCTGTCCACCGGAAAAAGAGCATATTTACTTCCGTTACGTCCTGAGAACGGGGAAAAGCCGGGAAGTATTGGATGGCTGCCGGCAAAAGGGCGTCTCGTGCCGCCGACCGGTTTTTGAGCCCCTCCATCACTGCGGGATCAACGCAGCCTGTCCGGAGGCGGAGGCCGCCTTCAGGGATTCGGTTTCCATCCCCATTTATCCATCTCTTGGCGACACAGAGGCGGTGATGATAAGCGAGACAATCCGGGAAATTTTGAGTTGA
- a CDS encoding glycosyltransferase family 4 protein — MKVIHIITRFDKGGSAENTFLTVCGLDKERYQVALVTGTLSGTNPHARGAQRSMKIPPCPPLAKGGWGDFHISSNDPENIAIAANIAELKANGVRLIFVPSLVRELNPVADLRAFLFLRKIIRREKPDIVHTHTSKAGMLGRWAARLCRVPAVIHTPHGHVFWGYFNPAKTRLFIMLERWTARITDALIMLTPQELQDHLDLGIAPREKFTVIHSGVNLKKFSSAQSHSDRKRAISEVPDNMVVIGTVGRLTAIKGQDVLIRAFAELKQVGEDVFLVLLGEGERRGELEEMARHLQISDSVMFLGWRPDVAAVMASFDIFCLPSLNEGMGKVIVEAMAMGLPVVASNVGGIKDLVRKGENGLLVPPGDATALAKALSLLCSAPQERRRMGDAGRLLAPSYSSEAMIKKIDRLYGELLHKNRQREG; from the coding sequence ATGAAAGTAATCCATATCATAACCCGTTTCGACAAGGGCGGGTCGGCGGAAAATACCTTTTTGACGGTCTGTGGCCTCGATAAGGAGCGCTATCAGGTTGCTCTTGTGACCGGCACGCTTTCTGGAACAAACCCCCATGCCCGTGGGGCACAACGAAGCATGAAAATCCCCCCTTGCCCCCCTTTGGCAAAGGGGGGATGGGGGGATTTTCATATAAGCAGTAATGATCCCGAGAACATTGCTATAGCGGCGAATATCGCGGAGCTCAAGGCAAACGGGGTGCGCCTGATTTTCGTTCCTTCTCTGGTGCGAGAGCTGAACCCCGTTGCGGATTTGCGTGCATTTTTGTTTCTCCGCAAGATTATCCGGCGTGAAAAACCGGACATCGTGCACACCCACACCTCGAAGGCAGGGATGCTGGGACGTTGGGCGGCGCGGCTCTGCCGCGTTCCTGCGGTCATCCATACCCCACACGGCCATGTCTTTTGGGGGTATTTCAACCCCGCGAAAACCCGTCTGTTTATCATGCTGGAGAGGTGGACTGCCCGAATAACCGACGCGCTTATCATGCTGACGCCGCAGGAGCTGCAGGATCATCTTGATTTGGGAATAGCGCCAAGAGAAAAATTCACCGTCATCCACAGCGGCGTTAATCTGAAAAAATTCAGCTCCGCACAATCCCATTCCGACAGGAAGAGAGCGATATCGGAAGTTCCTGATAATATGGTAGTTATCGGTACCGTTGGCCGCCTGACCGCGATCAAGGGGCAGGATGTTTTGATCCGGGCGTTTGCCGAACTCAAGCAGGTAGGGGAGGATGTATTTCTTGTCCTGCTTGGCGAAGGGGAGAGGCGAGGCGAGCTGGAAGAGATGGCGCGCCACTTGCAAATATCTGATAGTGTCATGTTTTTGGGATGGCGTCCCGATGTTGCTGCCGTTATGGCCTCATTTGACATTTTCTGTCTGCCTTCCCTGAATGAGGGAATGGGCAAGGTTATCGTCGAGGCGATGGCGATGGGGCTGCCGGTTGTGGCAAGCAACGTTGGCGGGATAAAAGACCTTGTTCGCAAGGGGGAAAACGGGCTGCTTGTGCCTCCCGGGGATGCGACCGCTCTGGCGAAGGCGCTTTCCCTGCTTTGCTCTGCCCCACAAGAACGGCGCCGGATGGGCGATGCCGGGCGCCTGCTTGCCCCTTCCTACAGCTCGGAGGCGATGATAAAAAAGATTGACCGTTTATATGGGGAATTGCTACACAAAAACAGACAAAGAGAGGGGTGA
- a CDS encoding glycosyltransferase family 4 protein, whose protein sequence is MKILFVSDVSIGAVIGGAERVLYEQTTRLAARGHEIHILTRRLPSHRAKDEVIENVHEWRYRVNSDSPFSFLASTLRNGKKLFEELDKDNNFDCINFHQPFSAFAVTRSPLSEKIRKIYTCHSLAFEEYASRNVRPRSSLKKIVYSFHLFLRKWMEKRVLTRSDRIIVLSRYTHAKLMNIYGVPAEKIAIIPGGIDLVRFHPATEKSAVRESLHLPLDKMILLTVRNLVQRMGLENLILAMQDVVKTLPDISLVIGGTGPLQDDLIRLTRQLHLEEHIALAGFIPEDALPEYYRAADIFVLPTVELEGFGLVTLEALASGTPVLGTPIGGTKEILSSLDSRFIFSDASPEAISCLLIDTCNEYMDHPDKWRLDSQRCRQFAEKYSWGANVSLLEQIFSAR, encoded by the coding sequence TTGAAAATTCTTTTTGTTTCTGATGTTTCTATAGGCGCTGTAATCGGAGGAGCGGAGCGGGTACTCTACGAGCAGACAACGCGCTTGGCTGCTCGGGGACATGAAATTCATATTCTAACGCGCCGGCTTCCTTCGCACCGGGCCAAAGACGAGGTGATTGAAAATGTCCATGAATGGCGGTATCGCGTAAATTCGGACAGCCCCTTTTCCTTCCTGGCATCCACGCTTCGAAACGGCAAAAAGCTATTTGAAGAGCTTGATAAGGATAATAATTTTGACTGCATCAACTTTCATCAACCGTTTTCCGCCTTTGCTGTCACAAGGTCGCCTTTATCTGAAAAAATCAGAAAAATTTACACCTGCCACTCCCTTGCCTTTGAGGAGTACGCCTCCAGAAACGTCAGGCCCCGTTCGTCTTTAAAAAAAATTGTGTATTCATTTCATCTCTTTTTGAGAAAATGGATGGAAAAAAGGGTTTTAACTCGGTCGGACCGCATCATTGTCCTGAGCAGATACACCCATGCTAAACTTATGAATATTTACGGAGTGCCCGCCGAAAAGATTGCCATTATTCCCGGTGGAATCGACTTGGTGCGCTTTCATCCCGCCACAGAGAAAAGCGCCGTCCGGGAAAGTCTGCACCTTCCCTTGGATAAAATGATTCTGCTTACGGTACGAAACCTCGTCCAGCGTATGGGGCTGGAAAATCTGATACTTGCGATGCAGGATGTTGTAAAAACACTCCCGGACATATCTCTGGTCATCGGCGGCACGGGACCGCTACAAGATGACCTTATCCGTCTCACCCGGCAACTTCACCTTGAAGAACATATCGCTTTAGCCGGATTTATTCCCGAAGATGCATTGCCCGAATATTACCGGGCCGCGGATATTTTTGTCCTTCCTACCGTCGAACTCGAAGGGTTCGGGTTGGTTACGCTGGAGGCGTTGGCATCCGGTACGCCTGTCCTTGGAACGCCCATAGGGGGAACGAAGGAAATCCTTAGCAGTCTGGACAGCCGGTTTATCTTTAGCGACGCCTCACCAGAAGCAATTTCCTGTTTGCTTATCGATACTTGCAACGAATATATGGATCATCCTGATAAATGGCGGCTGGATTCCCAACGCTGTCGGCAATTTGCCGAAAAATATTCATGGGGTGCCAATGTCTCTTTGCTGGAGCAGATTTTCTCAGCACGATAA
- the asnB gene encoding asparagine synthase (glutamine-hydrolyzing), producing MCGICGKIDFSGSRVDEGLLRRMNERLAHRGPDDAGIHLSHQDGVSCGLGHRRLSIIDLSAAGRQPMTNEDKSLWMVFNGEIYNFAELREELKGKGHHFSSRTDSEVILHLFEEEGAAGISRLSGMFAFALWSETTKTLVLARDGVGIKPLVYYWDGNRLLFASELRALLADYDVQTEIDLESLDIYLSLNYIPAPYTIFKNIRKLRPGYTLSVCDGKLEERTFWDVSAGGDETAKDKNSNQCGKSPRGLADENNRLFDFPGIKQTLFRTLEESVRSQMVADVPLGAFLSGGIDSSVIVGLMARNSARPIKTYSIGFSDMPMFDETSYAREVALFHHTDHHEIKLSSREMIGAVPDILAGLDEPFGDSSAVPTWIVARETVRDVKVALSGDGGDELFAGYRMYKGEKWFKRYRFIPRLIRDGLLEPLAMRLPESRDTRAGELARRAKKFLRGAKGSLTERFFGWNELFNEDSKNALLKEGWGVKKSPAPGIFAAALARPQTDALNRMLYADFKVSLPGDMLWKVDKMSMAHALEVRVPLLDQRFCELAFRIGGDWKIRHGQGKYIFIEAFKDILPKRLHNRPKWGFEMPIARWLKTDLKYLISEYLLRDKIDKQGIFNYPEIEKMVADLLESRRDTAWKLWNLIVFQTWHASLRR from the coding sequence ATGTGCGGAATCTGTGGAAAAATTGACTTTTCCGGCAGCCGGGTGGACGAAGGTCTGCTGCGGCGGATGAATGAACGGCTGGCCCATCGCGGGCCGGATGATGCGGGCATTCATTTGAGCCATCAAGATGGGGTCAGTTGCGGCCTCGGCCACCGCAGGCTCAGCATCATCGACCTCTCCGCGGCGGGAAGGCAGCCGATGACCAACGAGGACAAGAGCCTCTGGATGGTCTTCAACGGGGAGATCTACAATTTCGCGGAGTTGCGGGAGGAGTTAAAGGGGAAAGGGCACCACTTCTCGTCGCGCACTGACAGCGAGGTAATTCTGCACCTGTTTGAGGAGGAAGGCGCGGCAGGAATATCGCGTCTTTCCGGGATGTTCGCATTTGCCCTCTGGTCGGAGACGACAAAAACGCTTGTTCTGGCCCGTGATGGCGTCGGGATAAAGCCGCTTGTCTATTACTGGGACGGGAATCGGCTTCTCTTTGCCTCGGAACTACGGGCACTGCTGGCCGATTACGATGTGCAGACGGAGATTGATCTGGAGTCGCTCGATATTTACCTGAGCCTGAACTACATCCCGGCCCCTTACACCATTTTTAAGAATATCCGTAAACTTAGGCCAGGTTACACGCTGAGCGTTTGCGACGGGAAGCTCGAAGAGAGGACATTTTGGGATGTTTCGGCGGGAGGCGATGAGACTGCAAAAGACAAAAACAGCAACCAGTGCGGCAAATCCCCACGGGGGCTTGCTGATGAAAATAATCGGCTGTTCGATTTCCCCGGGATAAAACAGACGCTCTTCCGGACATTGGAGGAATCTGTCCGCTCTCAGATGGTCGCCGATGTGCCGCTCGGGGCGTTTTTGAGCGGCGGGATAGATTCAAGCGTGATCGTCGGGCTGATGGCCCGCAACTCCGCCCGACCGATCAAGACCTATTCGATCGGCTTTTCCGATATGCCGATGTTCGACGAAACCTCCTACGCCCGCGAGGTTGCCTTGTTTCATCACACCGATCACCATGAAATAAAACTGAGTTCCCGGGAGATGATCGGCGCCGTACCCGATATCCTGGCCGGCTTGGACGAGCCGTTCGGCGACTCCTCAGCGGTGCCGACCTGGATCGTCGCTCGGGAAACTGTGCGGGACGTTAAGGTGGCGCTCTCCGGCGACGGCGGGGACGAGCTTTTCGCCGGCTATCGGATGTACAAGGGGGAAAAGTGGTTCAAGCGCTACAGATTTATTCCGCGTCTGATCAGGGACGGCCTGCTGGAACCTCTGGCGATGAGGCTGCCCGAATCCCGCGACACCCGCGCCGGAGAGCTGGCAAGAAGGGCAAAAAAGTTCCTGCGCGGCGCGAAAGGATCGCTCACGGAGCGTTTTTTTGGCTGGAACGAACTTTTTAATGAGGACAGCAAAAACGCGCTCTTGAAGGAGGGCTGGGGCGTAAAAAAGTCGCCAGCGCCGGGGATCTTCGCTGCTGCGCTTGCCCGCCCGCAAACCGACGCGCTCAACCGGATGCTCTACGCCGATTTCAAGGTCTCGCTTCCCGGCGACATGCTTTGGAAGGTGGACAAGATGAGCATGGCCCACGCCCTCGAAGTCCGCGTCCCGCTGCTCGACCAACGTTTCTGCGAGCTGGCCTTCCGGATCGGGGGCGACTGGAAAATCCGACACGGGCAGGGCAAGTACATCTTTATCGAGGCCTTCAAGGATATCCTGCCTAAGCGGCTGCACAACCGGCCCAAGTGGGGCTTCGAGATGCCGATTGCCCGCTGGTTGAAGACCGACCTCAAGTATCTGATTTCAGAGTATCTTTTGCGTGATAAGATCGATAAACAGGGCATTTTCAACTATCCGGAAATTGAAAAAATGGTTGCTGATTTGCTGGAAAGCAGGCGGGATACCGCCTGGAAACTCTGGAATCTGATCGTCTTTCAGACATGGCATGCCTCCCTCCGGCGATAA